The genomic region CTCAAGAGGAGGTTTTCCAACAGAGGTAGCATGAAATATTGGATTATCTCTGATGTAAATTCTATCTACCTTAAATGTAGGATAATAATCTACCGGCGTGTAATAGCCTAAATGATCTCCAAAAGGACCCTCTGGCCTTAAGTCTTCTAAATCTACATAACCTTCAATTACAGACTCGGCAGAAGAAGGAACTAAAATTCCATTATCTAACTTATAAAGTTCTACACCTTCGCCTCTTAAGATACCTGCAAAAAGGTATTTATCAATGCCTGGAGGGACAGGAGAGGCTGCAGTAAAAGCTATTACTGGATCTACTCCATTAACAATTGCTACGGGAATCTTATTAATTCCCATTTCCTTATATTTTGCCGCAGCTAACGATCCCCTTTTAAATGCTTGCCAATGCATTAATGCTTCCTTATCATTTAATATCTGAATTCTATATACGCTGACATTATGAACGTCAGTCTCTGGATCCTTAGTTACTACTAATGAAAATGTAAAAAACCTACCAGCATCTTTAGGCCACGTTTTTAGTGCAGGGAAACTTTCTAGTCCCATTTCTCTTTCCTTAAACTTTGGTTTTCCAGATTTTGGCATGATTTTTCCTAGTTTCAAAAAATTTGGGAGAGATTTTATTTTATCAATAAGAGATAATGGTATACCTTGAAATTCAGTTAGAAAATTTTTTCCTATATCCTCTAAATTATCTACTCCTAAAATTTCCTTAACAGCGTCTATTGAGTAAAAAATATTAGTAATCAATTTCCATTCTTTATAATTTTTAATGTTAGTAAATAGAAGTGGAGGTAAATGTGAGTAAGTAGCTCTCCTACTTAGTTCAGCAATCTCTAAATTTACGTCAACTTCATCATCAATCTGTACAATTTTGCCCCTCTTAAGCATAAAATTTATATAATCTCTCAGATCTTCAAATGTCATATTTTATAACATTCATTTTGCACAAAGCTTATATTTTTATATTTAATTCAGCTTAATCGGCTGGTGACAAAAGGTTGGAAACAAACTAGAAGGATACATGAAATGCCTAGACTGCGGATATGAAACAGATATTAATCAAAAAATAATAACCTGTCCCAGATGTGGCGGCCTTTTAGAAA from Acidianus ambivalens harbors:
- a CDS encoding UbiD family decarboxylase, yielding MTFEDLRDYINFMLKRGKIVQIDDEVDVNLEIAELSRRATYSHLPPLLFTNIKNYKEWKLITNIFYSIDAVKEILGVDNLEDIGKNFLTEFQGIPLSLIDKIKSLPNFLKLGKIMPKSGKPKFKEREMGLESFPALKTWPKDAGRFFTFSLVVTKDPETDVHNVSVYRIQILNDKEALMHWQAFKRGSLAAAKYKEMGINKIPVAIVNGVDPVIAFTAASPVPPGIDKYLFAGILRGEGVELYKLDNGILVPSSAESVIEGYVDLEDLRPEGPFGDHLGYYTPVDYYPTFKVDRIYIRDNPIFHATSVGKPPLEDAWIGKAVERIFLPFIRLVIPELVDMNLPEYGLFTGIGIFSIRKTFPGQAKRVMMSIWGNGQLSFLKFIIIVDADVNVHDINQVMYAIATTVDPARDVLIIPNAMNDSLDHTSPHPPLGSKIGIDATRKFKEELGREWPEEVKSDENVVKKIEPIWNKIIGKYLPSK